ACATATAAGTTATATTctacatttaatatttggcGCTTGGTTcgataattacaaatacataattattgaGGAGCATAATACCCAAAAAAacaggaaaaaataaaaataaaattggaaagaaagaaaagaaagcgGCACGACCAGCAACAATCGTTAAACTGGCAAAATGGAgaaatattccaattatgcCTTTGATACTGAAATTGGACTTCTTACTAGATGAATCCCGTCACTCCAACTATACCAACCAAATGCAAACACATTTCTCCTGGCAGCACGTCCAGCTCTCACTGTAATGCTGAAGTTCTGCTTTTCCCCTGCTGCACCGAAATACAAGGTTGCCGGTGAAATTCGGACCGAGTAACCAGGTGGCGGATTGATCGTTACTGAATACGTCGAGTTTCCCATGCCTACATTTGTAACACTTCTCCTGACCGTCAAAACGCTTCTCAGATTAGAAATTGCAAGTGACGGATAGTTAAAATTGCTCGGAGA
The DNA window shown above is from Sesamum indicum cultivar Zhongzhi No. 13 unplaced genomic scaffold, S_indicum_v1.0 scaffold02105, whole genome shotgun sequence and carries:
- the LOC110011503 gene encoding subtilisin-like protease SBT5.6, with amino-acid sequence MTTAKLSNNVGKPITDSLGNTATPFQYGAGHIQPSKAADPGLVYDASYTDYLLFLCSSSSNLLDPSFTCPQVLPSPSNFNYPSLAISNLRSVLTVRRSVTNVGMGNSTYSVTINPPPGYSVRISPATLYFGAAGEKQNFSITVRAGRAARRNVFAFGWYSWSDGIHLVRSPISVSKA